The nucleotide sequence GTGCTGCCCGCCCGCGACCTGCAAACCTGGTCAGCACTGTGCGAGGGGCATAATTTTCACCAGCCATCCATCCAGACTGTCAACGGCGGAGCTACGCGCTTTCAATCGGTGCGGAACGGTCTGAACGCCATTCTGGCGCTTGATAACGAAGCGGTCGGCACGCCTGATCAGCCCGGCCTGGTGGCGGTTCACGATGGTGTCCGACCCTTTATTTCAGCCGAAATTATCCAGAACAGTTATGAAACGGCCGCTCGTGTGGGTTCGGCCGTAACCTGTGTGCCGGTGAAGGATTCGGTACGGGTCGTTGGCCCTAATGGCGTGAGTCAGGCCGTTGACCGAAGCCAATACCGCCTGGTGCAGACGCCCCAGACGTTTCGCCTGGATTGGTTTCATCAGGCGTTTCAGGTCGAGGAACAATCTTTTTTCACCGACTGCGCCAGTGTGCTGGAGCATGCAGGTTTTCCCATCACGCTTATTGAAGGGTCCTACGAGAATATCAAAATAACTACCCCCGAGGACCTGGCCTGAACCACTGAAGGATTTAGATGCGTTGCTGTGGCAGGGGCTTAATAAATATTGTCAGCCACGTCCGGCGCGCCATCCTGAAGAAAAACGGCGTCAGGAGCACCAGCGTAGGAATGAGGCCCATGAGATAGTAGTCCAGATCAACGCCCAGCCATACAACCACAATCCCGAACGTAATGAGCGTATAGATGGTGTAGAAGGCATAGCTCACGAACATGGAAGCCCA is from Spirosoma taeanense and encodes:
- a CDS encoding 2-C-methyl-D-erythritol 4-phosphate cytidylyltransferase translates to MDELANATTSQTDKRFAIIVAGGSGSRMKSDVPKQFLLLRGKPILQHTLEQFLAVTPALQIILVLPARDLQTWSALCEGHNFHQPSIQTVNGGATRFQSVRNGLNAILALDNEAVGTPDQPGLVAVHDGVRPFISAEIIQNSYETAARVGSAVTCVPVKDSVRVVGPNGVSQAVDRSQYRLVQTPQTFRLDWFHQAFQVEEQSFFTDCASVLEHAGFPITLIEGSYENIKITTPEDLA
- a CDS encoding DUF983 domain-containing protein; its protein translation is MLANSRLYSVLFNKCPRCHQGDFFVKNSAFSRHFDRMHEHCPHCDENFMPEPGFYWASMFVSYAFYTIYTLITFGIVVVWLGVDLDYYLMGLIPTLVLLTPFFFRMARRTWLTIFIKPLPQQRI